From a single Pseudomonas sp. A34-9 genomic region:
- a CDS encoding response regulator transcription factor has translation MKLLVVEDEALLRHHLQTRLTESGHVVESVANAEEALYQTGQFNFDLAVIDLGLPGMGGLDLIRQLRAAGKTFPILILTARGNWQDKVEGLAAGADDYVVKPFQFEELDARLNALLRRSSGFTQSTIVAGPLLLDLNRKQASLDEQPLALTAYEYRILEYLMRHHQQVVPKDRLMEQLYPDDDERDPNVIEVLVGRLRRKLEGPAGFKPIDTVRGLGYLFNERCT, from the coding sequence ATGAAACTGTTGGTCGTCGAAGATGAAGCGCTGTTGCGCCATCACCTGCAAACCCGCCTGACGGAAAGCGGTCACGTGGTCGAGTCCGTGGCCAATGCCGAGGAGGCGCTGTACCAGACCGGACAGTTCAACTTTGACCTGGCGGTGATCGATCTCGGCCTGCCGGGCATGGGCGGTCTCGACCTGATTCGCCAGTTGCGCGCGGCCGGCAAGACCTTCCCGATCCTGATCCTCACCGCGCGCGGCAACTGGCAGGACAAGGTCGAAGGCCTCGCCGCCGGCGCTGACGATTATGTGGTCAAACCGTTCCAGTTCGAAGAACTCGACGCGCGCCTGAACGCCTTGCTGCGCCGCTCCAGCGGATTCACCCAGTCGACCATCGTCGCCGGCCCGCTGCTGCTCGACCTCAATCGCAAACAGGCGAGCCTCGACGAGCAACCGCTGGCGCTGACCGCCTACGAGTACCGCATCCTCGAATACCTGATGCGCCATCACCAGCAAGTGGTGCCCAAGGATCGCTTGATGGAACAGCTCTACCCGGACGACGACGAGCGCGATCCGAATGTCATCGAAGTGCTGGTCGGCCGTCTGCGGCGCAAACTCGAAGGCCCGGCCGGGTTCAAGCCGATCGATACCGTGCGTGGCCTCGGCTATCTGTTCAATGAGCGCTGCACTTGA
- a CDS encoding AraC family transcriptional regulator, protein MRERTIASHFARAALGGARRVGFDYSRLLLQLGISPQLLDEPRARIAPEQFTQLIQSLWLALDDEYLGFGNAPSKPGSFAMMCHASIHCRNLEKALQRGLLFYSLFPQAPRLSLTREDEWVRLSLDDSQLWDPDHFLSESLLVIWHRLGSWLIGQRIRLEQATFSYPRPVHGAEYDLLFPCPLTFGTDQSSLLFHSRYLNMPLLQDERTLKHFLERSPADLLSRPDDGDSLSSRLRRLLSRDAAHWPDLEAVAAHLHISPQTLRRHLREEGSSFQELKDQLRRDIAIYHLGRADLSLQQIAEQLGFSEPSAFHRAFKKWTGLTPGAYRAQEQ, encoded by the coding sequence ATGCGCGAACGCACCATCGCCAGTCATTTCGCCCGTGCCGCCCTCGGAGGCGCACGCCGCGTGGGTTTCGATTATTCGCGCCTGCTACTGCAATTGGGCATCAGCCCGCAATTGCTCGACGAACCGCGTGCGCGCATCGCCCCTGAGCAGTTCACTCAACTGATTCAGAGCCTGTGGCTGGCACTGGACGACGAATACCTCGGTTTCGGCAACGCCCCAAGCAAGCCCGGCAGTTTCGCGATGATGTGCCACGCCTCGATTCACTGCCGCAATCTGGAGAAAGCACTGCAACGCGGTTTATTGTTTTATAGCCTATTCCCACAAGCCCCGCGCCTGAGCCTGACGCGCGAAGACGAATGGGTGCGGTTGAGCCTTGACGACTCACAATTGTGGGACCCGGATCACTTTCTCAGCGAGAGTTTGCTGGTGATCTGGCATCGCTTGGGGAGTTGGCTGATCGGCCAGCGAATTCGCCTCGAACAGGCGACTTTCAGCTATCCCAGGCCTGTACACGGCGCTGAATATGACTTGTTGTTCCCCTGCCCGCTGACCTTCGGCACCGACCAGAGCAGCCTGCTGTTCCACAGTCGCTACTTGAACATGCCGCTGTTGCAGGACGAACGCACCCTCAAACACTTCCTCGAACGCTCCCCCGCCGACCTGCTCTCACGCCCGGACGACGGCGACAGCCTGAGCAGTCGCCTGCGCCGCTTGCTCAGTCGCGACGCGGCACACTGGCCGGATCTGGAAGCGGTGGCGGCGCACTTGCACATCAGCCCGCAAACCCTGCGCCGGCATTTGCGTGAGGAAGGCAGCAGCTTTCAGGAATTGAAGGATCAGTTGCGGCGGGATATCGCCATTTATCACTTGGGGCGGGCGGATCTGTCGTTGCAACAGATTGCCGAACAGCTCGGGTTTTCCGAGCCGTCGGCGTTTCACCGGGCATTCAAGAAGTGGACGGGGCTGACGCCGGGGGCTTATCGGGCGCAGGAGCAGTGA
- a CDS encoding ATP-binding protein produces the protein MIRSLRVRLMLAATTLAVLFMLALLPAMQGAFSLALQDSIEQRLASDVTTLISAARIENGRLVMPNQLPDERFNLTDFRLLGYIYDREGHLVWRSKATQEEQINYKPRYDGLGNEFARIRETNGQEFFVYDVEVKLLGGKSAAFSIVALQPVREYETTLEGLRENLYLGFGAALLVLLALLWIGLTWGLKALRRLSQELDEIEGGTRESLTEQHPRELLRLTGSLNRLLHSERQQRSRYRDSLDDLAHSLKTPLAVLQGVSEDMAQRPEERDQAWVLQSQIERMSQQISYQLQRASLRKSGLVRHQVRLQPVLKSLCDTLDKVYRDKHVRVAFDLPEHCYVPIEQGALLEMMGNLLENAYRLCLGEVRISVRETLAGVELCVEDDGPGVPPDQRARILERGERLDAQHPGQGIGLAVVKDIIESYNAKLALGDSPMGGAAFRIHFPAV, from the coding sequence TTGATTCGTTCCCTTCGCGTTCGCTTGATGCTTGCCGCCACCACGTTGGCGGTGTTGTTCATGCTTGCCTTGCTGCCGGCGATGCAGGGCGCGTTCAGCCTGGCGTTGCAGGACTCGATCGAGCAGCGGCTGGCCTCGGACGTCACCACGCTGATCTCCGCCGCGCGGATTGAGAACGGTCGGCTGGTGATGCCCAATCAGTTGCCGGATGAGCGTTTCAACCTCACCGACTTCCGTTTGCTCGGCTACATCTACGACCGCGAAGGGCACCTGGTCTGGCGTTCGAAAGCCACCCAGGAAGAGCAGATCAACTACAAACCGCGTTATGACGGCCTCGGTAACGAGTTCGCGCGGATCCGCGAAACCAACGGGCAAGAATTCTTCGTCTACGACGTTGAAGTCAAACTGCTCGGCGGCAAAAGCGCGGCGTTCAGCATCGTCGCCCTGCAACCGGTGCGCGAGTACGAAACCACCCTTGAAGGCCTGCGTGAAAATCTCTATCTGGGCTTCGGCGCTGCGTTACTCGTGCTGCTGGCGCTGTTGTGGATAGGCCTGACCTGGGGCCTCAAAGCGCTGCGCCGGCTCAGTCAGGAACTCGACGAAATCGAAGGCGGCACCCGTGAAAGCCTCACCGAACAACATCCGCGTGAACTGTTGCGCCTGACCGGCTCGCTCAACCGTTTGCTGCACAGCGAGCGCCAGCAGCGCAGCCGTTATCGCGATTCCCTCGATGACCTTGCGCACAGCCTGAAAACCCCGTTGGCGGTATTGCAAGGCGTCAGTGAGGACATGGCTCAACGTCCCGAAGAACGCGATCAGGCCTGGGTGTTGCAGAGCCAGATCGAACGCATGAGCCAGCAGATCAGCTATCAACTGCAGCGGGCCAGTTTGCGCAAAAGCGGCCTGGTGCGACATCAGGTGCGCTTGCAACCGGTGCTCAAAAGCCTTTGTGACACGCTGGACAAGGTTTACCGCGACAAGCATGTGCGCGTGGCATTCGATCTGCCCGAGCATTGCTACGTGCCGATCGAGCAGGGCGCGTTGCTGGAGATGATGGGCAACTTGCTGGAGAACGCCTATCGCCTGTGTCTGGGCGAAGTGCGCATCAGCGTGCGCGAGACCCTGGCCGGGGTGGAGTTGTGCGTCGAGGACGACGGCCCGGGCGTACCACCGGATCAGCGTGCACGGATTCTCGAACGTGGCGAACGCCTGGATGCCCAGCATCCGGGGCAGGGCATCGGGTTGGCGGTGGTCAAGGACATCATCGAAAGCTACAACGCCAAACTCGCGCTGGGCGATTCGCCGATGGGCGGGGCGGCGTTCAGGATTCACTTTCCTGCGGTGTGA
- a CDS encoding dienelactone hydrolase family protein yields the protein MRLFLPLILLAVSSLTQAAIKTEEIPYQSADGTKLIGYYAYDDAIKGKRPGVVVVHEWWGLNDYAKRRARDLAALGYSALAIDMYGEGKNTEHPKDAMAFMQAATQDAAASSKRFEAGLNLLKQQPQTDVNRIAAIGYCFGGGVVLNAARQGEPLAGVVSFHGALATKTPATPGSVKAKILVEHGALDSMVTPDNVTAFKAEMDKAGADYKFVSLDGAKHGFTNPDADRLSHGEHGGPDIGYNKAADEKSWTDMKAFFQKIFS from the coding sequence ATGCGCCTGTTCCTTCCCCTCATCTTGCTGGCCGTCAGCAGCCTCACGCAGGCGGCGATCAAGACCGAGGAAATCCCCTATCAAAGCGCCGATGGCACCAAGCTGATCGGCTACTACGCCTATGACGACGCCATCAAAGGCAAACGCCCGGGTGTCGTCGTGGTGCACGAATGGTGGGGCCTGAACGATTACGCCAAACGCCGCGCACGCGATCTCGCCGCACTCGGCTACAGCGCGTTGGCGATCGATATGTACGGCGAAGGCAAGAACACCGAGCACCCGAAAGACGCGATGGCGTTCATGCAGGCCGCGACTCAGGATGCGGCGGCGTCCAGCAAGCGCTTTGAGGCCGGACTGAATTTGCTCAAGCAGCAGCCGCAGACCGACGTCAACAGAATCGCCGCCATTGGTTACTGCTTCGGCGGCGGCGTGGTGCTCAACGCCGCGCGACAAGGTGAGCCGCTGGCGGGCGTGGTGAGTTTCCACGGTGCGCTGGCGACCAAGACCCCGGCGACTCCCGGCAGTGTGAAAGCGAAGATTCTGGTCGAGCACGGTGCACTGGACAGCATGGTCACGCCGGACAACGTCACGGCGTTCAAGGCAGAAATGGACAAGGCCGGCGCTGACTACAAGTTTGTCAGTCTGGATGGCGCCAAACATGGCTTCACCAATCCCGATGCCGATCGCCTGAGCCATGGCGAGCACGGTGGCCCGGACATTGGCTACAACAAAGCGGCGGATGAAAAGTCCTGGACGGACATGAAAGCGTTCTTCCAGAAAATCTTCAGCTAA